A single window of Nocardioides kongjuensis DNA harbors:
- a CDS encoding inorganic phosphate transporter: protein MTLTLAIVIAVVVIALAFDYTNGFHDAANAIATSVSTRALTPRIALTLAALMNFIGALLGQEVAKTVADVITIEDANGNLQVGVHHGLVIVMAGLLGAIIWNLITWYFGLPSSSSHALIGGLVGAAIAGGVSVKWDTIVQKVLIPMVISPLFGFCAAFVVMTLILWIFRKGNPHRINRGFRGMQTISAAALALGHGLQDAQKTMGVILLALVVAYPSTYDIETLPIWVVLAAAGAISAGTYAGGWRIMRTLGRKIIHLDPPRGFAAESVGAGVLYTTAFVFHAPISTTHTITSAVMGAGATKRFSAVRWGMARTILVAWVSTFPAAALASWGCYEILHLILL, encoded by the coding sequence GTGACCCTCACCCTGGCGATCGTCATCGCCGTGGTCGTCATCGCGCTGGCGTTCGACTACACCAACGGCTTCCACGACGCGGCCAACGCGATCGCGACCTCCGTGTCGACCCGTGCGCTCACGCCGCGGATCGCGCTGACCCTCGCGGCGTTGATGAACTTCATCGGCGCATTGCTCGGCCAGGAGGTCGCGAAGACGGTCGCGGACGTGATCACGATCGAGGACGCGAACGGCAACCTCCAGGTCGGGGTGCACCACGGCCTCGTCATCGTGATGGCCGGCCTGCTCGGCGCGATCATCTGGAACCTGATCACCTGGTACTTCGGGCTGCCGTCGTCCTCCTCGCACGCCCTCATCGGCGGCCTGGTGGGTGCGGCGATCGCCGGCGGCGTCAGCGTCAAGTGGGACACCATCGTGCAGAAGGTGCTGATCCCGATGGTGATCTCGCCGCTGTTCGGCTTCTGCGCCGCCTTCGTCGTGATGACCCTGATCCTGTGGATCTTCCGCAAGGGCAACCCGCACCGGATCAACCGCGGCTTCCGCGGCATGCAGACCATCTCGGCGGCCGCGCTGGCGCTCGGCCACGGCCTGCAGGACGCGCAGAAGACGATGGGCGTCATCCTGCTCGCGCTGGTGGTGGCCTACCCGTCGACGTACGACATCGAGACGCTGCCGATCTGGGTCGTCCTCGCCGCGGCCGGCGCCATCTCCGCCGGCACCTACGCGGGCGGCTGGCGGATCATGCGCACCCTGGGCCGCAAGATCATCCACCTCGACCCGCCGCGCGGCTTCGCCGCCGAGTCGGTCGGCGCAGGCGTGCTCTACACGACGGCGTTCGTCTTCCACGCCCCGATCTCGACGACCCACACCATCACCTCCGCGGTGATGGGCGCCGGCGCGACCAAGCGGTTCTCCGCCGTGCGCTGGGGCATGGCCCGCACCATCCTGGTCGCCTGGGTGTCGACCTTCCCCGCCGCCGCCCTCGCCTCGTGGGGCTGCTACGAGATCCTGCACCTCATTCTGCTGTGA
- the pstB gene encoding phosphate ABC transporter ATP-binding protein PstB: MAKSIDVSDVNIYYGDFLAVQGVNMTIRAGAVTAFIGPSGCGKSTFLRSLNRMHEVIPGARVEGKIVVDGQDLYEAGVDPVAVRRQVGMVFQRPNPFPTMSIYDNVLAGLKLNAGKMKKSAADEIVEKSLRGANLWNEVKDRLNKPGMGLSGGQQQRLCIARAIAVEPQVLLMDEPCSALDPISTSAIEDLIHELKNEFTIVIVTHNMQQAARVSDDTGFFNLKATGEPGHLVEFNPTKKMFANPDDPATEAYISGRFG; encoded by the coding sequence ATGGCCAAGAGCATCGACGTCTCCGACGTCAACATCTACTACGGGGACTTCCTCGCCGTGCAGGGCGTCAACATGACGATCCGCGCCGGCGCGGTGACCGCGTTCATCGGTCCCTCGGGCTGCGGCAAGTCGACCTTCCTGCGCTCGCTCAACCGGATGCACGAGGTGATCCCGGGAGCGCGGGTCGAGGGCAAGATCGTCGTCGACGGACAGGACCTCTACGAGGCCGGCGTCGACCCGGTCGCCGTGCGCCGCCAGGTCGGCATGGTCTTCCAGCGCCCCAACCCGTTCCCGACGATGTCGATCTACGACAACGTCCTCGCCGGCCTCAAGCTCAACGCGGGCAAGATGAAGAAGTCGGCCGCCGACGAGATCGTCGAGAAGTCGCTGCGCGGCGCCAACTTGTGGAACGAGGTCAAGGACCGGCTCAACAAGCCGGGCATGGGCCTGTCCGGTGGTCAGCAGCAGCGCCTGTGCATCGCCCGCGCGATCGCGGTCGAGCCGCAGGTCCTGCTCATGGACGAGCCGTGCTCCGCGCTCGACCCGATCTCGACCTCGGCGATCGAGGACCTGATCCACGAGCTCAAGAACGAGTTCACGATCGTCATCGTCACCCACAACATGCAGCAGGCGGCGCGCGTCTCCGACGACACCGGCTTCTTCAACCTCAAGGCCACCGGCGAGCCGGGGCACCTGGTCGAGTTCAACCCGACCAAGAAGATGTTCGCCAACCCGGACGACCCGGCGACCGAGGCCTACATCTCCGGTCGCTTCGGCTGA
- a CDS encoding RNA degradosome polyphosphate kinase — MSTEQQPTSLLPDAETGTLVAVSDDTAGEHPGYVPDPALVEAIESVDNRFVDRELSWLRFNERVLELAEDEALPLLERARFLAIFTSNLDEFFMVRVAGLKRRIATGLAVRAASGLMPLEVLEAIWRRSAELSQRHARVFHDEVVPALSAEGIELVRWADLDRDEQKEVKRLFKERIFPVLTPLAVDPAHPFPYISGLSLNLAVVLRNPKSGKELFARVKVPSNFDRFVSLGNARFVPLEDVIGAHLRRLFPGMEVLEAHTFRVTRNEDLEVEEDDAENLLAALEKELLRRKFGPPVRLEVEESIAPSVLELLVSELGISENEVFRLPGPLDLRGLHSIADLPREDLKYPSFVPSTHTRLAEFESAAPVDVFKALRRRDVLLHHPYDSFATSVQRFIEQAAADPHVLAIKQTLYRTSGDSPIIDALIDAAEAGKQVLVLVEIKARFDEQANIRWARKLEQAGCHVVYGLVGLKTHCKLAMVVRDEPEGIRRYTHIGTGNYNPKTSRMYEDLGLLTTNEAIGEDVAHLFNNLSGWSRKATYEQLLVAPDSVRTGLIDQIEREIAHSKAGRPAGIRFKANSVVDEETIDALYLASCEGVPVELLVRGICALRPGVAGLSENVKVRSVLGRFLEHSRVFSFEGGGEPATWIGSADLMHRNLDRRVEVLVRLPEASRDEVRRLLDLAFAPTTQAWELGADGEWKRNAGTVHLQETLIDHQRRRRTSD, encoded by the coding sequence ATGTCGACCGAGCAGCAGCCGACGTCCCTCCTGCCCGACGCCGAGACCGGCACCCTGGTCGCGGTGTCCGACGACACGGCGGGCGAGCACCCCGGATACGTCCCCGACCCGGCGCTGGTCGAGGCGATCGAGTCGGTGGACAACCGGTTCGTCGACCGCGAGCTGTCCTGGCTGCGGTTCAACGAGCGGGTGCTGGAGCTGGCCGAGGACGAGGCCCTGCCGCTGCTGGAGCGGGCCCGCTTCCTGGCGATCTTCACCAGCAACCTCGACGAGTTCTTCATGGTGCGGGTGGCCGGACTCAAGCGCCGGATCGCGACCGGCCTGGCGGTCCGGGCCGCGAGCGGCCTGATGCCGCTGGAGGTGCTCGAGGCGATCTGGCGCCGCTCGGCCGAGCTGAGCCAGCGCCACGCGCGGGTGTTCCACGACGAGGTCGTGCCGGCGCTGAGCGCCGAGGGCATCGAGCTGGTCCGCTGGGCGGACCTGGACCGCGATGAGCAGAAGGAGGTCAAGCGGCTCTTCAAGGAGCGGATCTTCCCGGTGCTGACGCCGCTGGCCGTCGACCCTGCCCACCCCTTCCCCTACATCTCCGGCCTCTCGCTCAACCTCGCGGTGGTGCTGCGCAACCCGAAGTCGGGCAAGGAGCTGTTCGCCCGGGTCAAGGTGCCGTCGAACTTCGACCGCTTCGTCTCGCTCGGCAACGCCCGGTTCGTGCCGCTGGAGGACGTCATCGGCGCCCACCTGCGCCGGCTGTTCCCCGGCATGGAGGTGCTCGAGGCGCACACCTTCCGGGTCACCCGCAACGAGGACCTGGAGGTCGAGGAGGACGACGCCGAGAACCTGCTCGCCGCGCTCGAGAAGGAGCTGCTGCGCCGCAAGTTCGGCCCCCCGGTCCGGCTGGAGGTCGAGGAGTCGATCGCGCCGTCGGTGCTCGAGCTGCTCGTCTCCGAGCTCGGCATCAGCGAGAACGAGGTCTTCCGGCTGCCCGGGCCGCTCGACCTGCGCGGCCTGCACTCGATCGCCGACCTGCCGCGCGAGGACCTCAAGTACCCCTCCTTCGTGCCGAGCACCCACACCCGGCTCGCCGAGTTCGAGTCGGCCGCGCCGGTCGACGTGTTCAAGGCGCTGCGCCGCCGCGACGTGCTCCTGCACCACCCCTACGACTCGTTCGCGACCTCCGTGCAGCGCTTCATCGAGCAGGCCGCGGCCGACCCGCACGTGCTGGCGATCAAGCAGACGCTCTACCGCACCTCCGGCGACTCCCCCATCATCGACGCCCTCATCGACGCGGCCGAGGCCGGCAAGCAGGTCCTGGTCCTGGTGGAGATCAAGGCCCGCTTCGACGAGCAGGCCAACATCCGCTGGGCGCGCAAGCTGGAGCAGGCCGGCTGCCACGTGGTCTACGGCCTGGTCGGTCTCAAGACCCACTGCAAGCTGGCCATGGTGGTGCGCGACGAGCCCGAGGGCATCCGTCGCTACACCCACATCGGCACCGGCAACTACAACCCGAAGACCTCGCGGATGTACGAGGACCTCGGCCTGCTGACGACCAACGAGGCGATCGGCGAGGACGTCGCCCACCTGTTCAACAACCTGTCCGGCTGGTCGCGCAAGGCGACCTACGAGCAGCTCCTGGTCGCGCCCGACTCGGTGCGCACCGGCCTGATCGACCAGATCGAACGGGAGATCGCGCACTCGAAGGCCGGCCGGCCCGCCGGGATCCGGTTCAAGGCCAACTCGGTCGTGGACGAGGAGACCATCGACGCGCTCTACCTCGCCTCCTGCGAGGGCGTGCCCGTCGAGCTGCTCGTGCGCGGCATCTGCGCCCTGCGCCCCGGGGTCGCCGGGCTCAGCGAGAACGTCAAGGTCCGCTCGGTGCTGGGCCGCTTCCTCGAGCACAGCCGGGTCTTCTCCTTCGAGGGCGGCGGCGAGCCGGCGACCTGGATCGGCTCGGCCGACCTGATGCACCGCAACCTCGACCGGCGCGTCGAGGTGCTGGTGCGCCTGCCGGAGGCCAGCCGCGACGAGGTACGACGCCTGCTGGACCTCGCGTTCGCCCCCACCACCCAGGCGTGGGAGCTGGGCGCCGACGGCGAGTGGAAGCGCAACGCCGGCACCGTGCACCTGCAGGAGACCCTGATCGACCACCAGCGAAGGCGTCGTACGAGCGACTGA
- the pstA gene encoding phosphate ABC transporter permease PstA, protein MTTLEEVQTRVHVPLVQPRLPRQAPAIVAVIAAAFGGLLLVLGMGLVGSVILGVVAFLAVLPVWSLVIEGRRGATDRLMTGLIWTSFGIAVVPLVSLIWRVISKGAGRLDGTFLSYSFFKTQIDQPVGVYHAIIGTLLITLGAAVISVPVGVMAAVYLVEYGKGNKLAKAITFLVDVMTGIPSIVAGLFAFALFTLIFGPAYVSGIGGSVALSLLMIPIVVRATEEMLMLVPDDLREASYALGTPKWKTIVRIVLPTAIGGILTGITLAISRVIGETAPLLLIAGATDRTNMNLFDGAMTTLPVLIYGQNLRGDAPAEAIAWGAAFILIVIVMVLNLAARIIGKIFAPRNK, encoded by the coding sequence ATGACCACGCTGGAAGAGGTCCAGACGCGGGTCCACGTCCCGCTGGTCCAGCCGCGGCTGCCCCGCCAGGCGCCGGCGATCGTCGCCGTCATCGCCGCGGCCTTCGGCGGCCTCCTGCTCGTGCTCGGCATGGGCCTGGTCGGCTCCGTGATCCTCGGCGTCGTCGCCTTCCTCGCCGTGCTCCCGGTCTGGTCGCTGGTGATCGAGGGTCGCCGCGGCGCCACCGACCGACTGATGACGGGGCTGATCTGGACGTCCTTCGGCATCGCGGTGGTGCCGCTGGTCTCGCTGATCTGGCGGGTCATCAGCAAGGGTGCCGGCCGCCTCGACGGCACCTTCTTGAGCTACTCCTTCTTCAAGACCCAGATCGACCAGCCGGTCGGCGTCTACCACGCGATCATCGGCACCCTGCTGATCACGCTCGGCGCCGCGGTCATCTCGGTCCCCGTCGGCGTGATGGCGGCCGTGTACCTCGTCGAGTACGGCAAGGGCAACAAGCTCGCCAAGGCGATCACCTTCCTGGTCGACGTGATGACCGGCATCCCGTCCATCGTCGCGGGCCTGTTCGCCTTCGCCCTGTTCACGCTGATCTTCGGCCCGGCCTACGTCTCCGGCATCGGTGGATCGGTCGCGCTGTCGCTGCTGATGATCCCCATCGTGGTCCGGGCCACGGAGGAGATGCTGATGCTCGTGCCGGACGACCTGCGCGAGGCGTCGTACGCACTGGGTACCCCGAAGTGGAAGACGATCGTGCGGATCGTGCTCCCCACCGCGATCGGCGGCATCCTCACCGGCATCACGCTCGCGATCTCCCGCGTCATCGGGGAGACCGCTCCGCTGCTCCTCATCGCAGGCGCCACCGACCGCACCAACATGAACCTGTTCGACGGCGCGATGACGACCCTCCCGGTCCTCATCTACGGGCAGAACCTGCGGGGCGACGCCCCGGCCGAGGCGATCGCCTGGGGCGCCGCCTTCATCCTCATCGTCATCGTGATGGTGCTCAACCTGGCAGCACGCATCATCGGCAAGATCTTCGCGCCCCGAAACAAGTGA
- the pstC gene encoding phosphate ABC transporter permease subunit PstC, producing MTAPTAEVEDASANWAKARAGVGDRIFAGAALAAGLTILAALAGVFIFLAIKGAPGFTKSAEVYGPHAESFLGYVVPLLVGTFTASVIALVIAVPLAFGIALVISHYAPRWIATPVAYVIDLLAAVPSVVYGLWGAFYLANKLKPMHLWLHDTFGDWPVLGSLFGEPNATGRSILTAGIVLAIMILPIITAISREVFSRTPRLHEEAALALGATRWEMIRMTVFPYARSGMVSAVMLGLGRALGETMAVTMVLSFGFDLSWNIIGSSSPTSIAANIALKYKERSADTLNVLVATGLVLFLMTFLVNFLARWIVGRNERRMAR from the coding sequence GTGACAGCACCCACCGCCGAGGTCGAGGACGCCTCCGCGAACTGGGCGAAGGCCCGCGCCGGGGTCGGCGACCGGATCTTCGCCGGCGCCGCCCTCGCGGCCGGCCTGACGATCCTGGCCGCCCTCGCCGGCGTCTTCATCTTCCTCGCGATCAAGGGCGCGCCCGGCTTCACCAAGTCGGCCGAGGTCTACGGCCCGCACGCCGAGAGCTTCCTGGGGTACGTCGTCCCGCTGCTCGTCGGCACGTTCACCGCCTCGGTCATTGCACTGGTCATCGCGGTGCCGCTGGCGTTCGGGATCGCGCTGGTCATCAGCCACTACGCACCCCGGTGGATCGCGACCCCGGTGGCCTACGTGATCGACCTGCTGGCCGCCGTACCGTCGGTCGTCTACGGCCTGTGGGGTGCGTTCTACCTGGCCAACAAGCTCAAGCCCATGCACCTGTGGCTGCACGACACCTTCGGCGACTGGCCGGTCCTCGGCTCGCTCTTCGGCGAGCCGAACGCGACCGGCCGCTCGATCCTGACGGCCGGCATCGTGCTCGCGATCATGATCCTGCCGATCATCACCGCGATCAGCCGCGAGGTGTTCTCGCGCACCCCGCGCCTGCACGAGGAGGCCGCCCTGGCGCTCGGCGCCACGCGGTGGGAGATGATCCGGATGACGGTCTTCCCCTACGCCCGCTCCGGCATGGTCTCGGCCGTGATGCTCGGTCTGGGCCGCGCACTCGGCGAGACGATGGCGGTGACCATGGTGCTCTCGTTCGGCTTCGACCTGTCCTGGAACATCATCGGCTCCTCGAGCCCGACCTCGATCGCGGCCAACATCGCGCTCAAGTACAAGGAGCGCAGCGCCGACACGCTCAACGTCCTCGTCGCGACCGGTCTGGTGCTCTTCCTCATGACCTTCCTGGTCAACTTCCTCGCCCGCTGGATCGTGGGCCGCAACGAGAGGCGGATGGCGCGATGA
- a CDS encoding DUF47 family protein, whose product MGLRLRPVDTSFYDLFTQSAQHLVGGAELLAEMLSDSSDKAGVAERMRAAEHAADETTHEIVKKVNSTFVTPFDREDIYALGSGLDDVMDMMDEAVDLILLYEVQVTLPAELSEQVEVLQRCAELTAAAMPRLQSMQSLDDYWIEINRLENAGDRNHRRTLAKLFSGEYPTLEVLKLKDIVESLEGAIDAFERVANTVEQIAVKEG is encoded by the coding sequence GTGGGTCTGCGTCTGCGTCCGGTCGATACCTCCTTCTACGACCTCTTCACCCAGTCCGCCCAGCACCTCGTGGGCGGCGCCGAGCTTCTCGCCGAGATGCTGTCCGACTCGTCGGACAAGGCGGGTGTCGCCGAGCGGATGCGTGCCGCCGAGCACGCCGCCGACGAGACGACCCACGAGATCGTCAAGAAGGTCAACAGCACCTTCGTGACCCCGTTCGACCGCGAGGACATCTACGCCCTCGGATCCGGTCTCGACGACGTCATGGACATGATGGACGAGGCGGTCGACCTGATCCTCCTCTACGAGGTCCAGGTCACGCTGCCCGCCGAGCTCTCCGAGCAGGTCGAGGTCCTCCAGCGTTGCGCCGAGCTGACCGCAGCCGCGATGCCGCGCCTGCAGTCGATGCAGTCGCTCGACGACTACTGGATCGAGATCAACCGGCTCGAGAACGCCGGCGACCGCAACCACCGGCGCACGCTCGCCAAGCTGTTCTCCGGCGAGTACCCGACCCTCGAGGTGCTCAAGCTCAAGGACATCGTCGAGTCCCTCGAGGGCGCCATCGACGCGTTCGAGCGGGTCGCGAACACGGTGGAGCAGATCGCCGTCAAGGAAGGCTGA
- a CDS encoding response regulator transcription factor has translation MRDDGRRDARRQSVRAYLHRWVESSGAQLLVVDPSDDGGALAEAMAGRGVHVTWVGSTLDGLVEFGRTDPHAVVVTPGAPGIPAEEFVGVIRQHGSPYVIAGTCDGEEAGAGGVGPLMLAGASAVAVRPYAPQHLWDLLTHAPRSLAEHARLEFGRITLDATAYSVRVDGERIADLPLKEFELLRALLLAAPGVVTDDELRDALWGTDGKRPGGNTIAMHVTRLRARLGGAADVRRIRGRGYSLTAE, from the coding sequence ATGCGGGACGACGGGCGCCGCGACGCCCGTCGCCAGTCCGTGCGCGCCTACCTCCACCGGTGGGTCGAGTCGTCGGGAGCCCAGCTCCTGGTGGTCGACCCCAGCGACGACGGGGGTGCGCTCGCGGAGGCGATGGCGGGCCGCGGCGTGCACGTGACCTGGGTCGGGTCGACCCTGGACGGCCTCGTGGAGTTCGGGCGCACCGACCCCCACGCGGTCGTGGTGACCCCCGGCGCGCCCGGGATCCCAGCCGAGGAGTTCGTCGGCGTGATCCGGCAGCACGGCTCGCCGTACGTCATCGCGGGGACCTGCGACGGCGAGGAGGCAGGGGCCGGGGGAGTCGGGCCGCTCATGCTGGCCGGCGCCTCCGCCGTGGCGGTGCGGCCGTACGCACCCCAGCACCTGTGGGACCTGCTCACCCACGCGCCGCGCTCGCTGGCCGAGCACGCGCGCCTCGAGTTCGGGCGGATCACGCTCGACGCGACCGCCTACAGCGTCCGGGTCGACGGGGAGCGGATCGCCGACCTCCCGCTCAAGGAGTTCGAGCTGCTCCGCGCGCTGCTGCTGGCCGCGCCGGGTGTCGTCACCGACGACGAGCTGCGCGACGCGCTGTGGGGCACCGACGGCAAGCGGCCCGGTGGCAACACGATCGCCATGCACGTCACCCGGCTGCGGGCACGCCTCGGTGGCGCGGCCGACGTACGCCGGATCCGCGGCCGGGGCTACAGCCTCACAGCAGAATGA